The following coding sequences lie in one Maribacter forsetii DSM 18668 genomic window:
- the menD gene encoding 2-succinyl-5-enolpyruvyl-6-hydroxy-3-cyclohexene-1-carboxylic-acid synthase, translating into MRYSAIPTAQSIVQHCQAKNISNIVISPGSRNAPLTIAFAENPFFTCYSIVDERCAAFFALGMAQQLQEPVVILCTSGSALLNYYPAVAEAYFSNIPLVVISADRPVYKLGIGDGQTINQRNVFENHIRYSANLKQDVSHATSKVLQYKPEWISDGEINQVQQEIQNYNDGELNLALEIALTKNSPVHINPPFEEPLYDTLSEPSVSSEISPVPVELNEIPILDSHKEIWNASPRKMVLVGVNTSNEIKENILELLANDPSVMVLTETTSNIHHPNFFSSIDSLIAPIEMQKDKENLFATLKPEVLITFGGLIVSKKVKAFLRNYEPNHHWHIGGQFANDTFFCLEEHIKVPVNTFFDKMYVASGFVESDFFSSWNKVKQGYILKREVYLKQIPFSDFLAFNQILKGVPNDYMLQLANSSTIRYTQLFDVNPTLKVFCNRGTSGIDGSTSTAVGASLIHSSPTLFITGDLSFFYDSNALWNNYIKANFRIIVINNKGGGIFRILPGKDDTDVFETYFETRHSLTADQLCNMFGFDYRTAKSSEELQEVLSDFFKETLRPQLLEITTPTIINDKILIDYFRFIS; encoded by the coding sequence ATGAGATATTCCGCTATACCTACCGCACAATCTATTGTTCAACATTGCCAGGCAAAGAATATTTCTAATATCGTAATATCGCCAGGGTCAAGAAATGCACCACTTACCATTGCCTTTGCAGAGAATCCTTTTTTTACTTGTTATAGTATAGTAGATGAGCGTTGTGCCGCTTTTTTTGCATTAGGTATGGCACAACAATTACAAGAGCCCGTTGTAATTTTATGTACGTCTGGTAGTGCATTATTAAATTATTATCCTGCTGTTGCAGAGGCATATTTTAGTAATATTCCTTTAGTGGTTATTTCTGCAGATAGACCAGTTTATAAATTGGGAATAGGAGATGGGCAAACTATAAATCAGCGAAACGTATTTGAAAACCATATTAGGTATTCGGCGAATCTAAAGCAAGATGTCAGTCATGCTACATCAAAGGTCTTACAATATAAACCAGAGTGGATTTCTGATGGAGAGATAAACCAGGTTCAGCAGGAAATTCAGAATTATAATGACGGTGAATTAAATCTCGCTTTAGAAATTGCATTGACCAAGAATAGTCCCGTCCATATAAATCCTCCTTTTGAAGAGCCTTTGTATGACACGCTTTCAGAACCTTCAGTTTCGTCAGAAATTAGTCCGGTTCCTGTTGAGCTTAATGAAATTCCAATATTGGATAGTCATAAGGAGATTTGGAATGCATCACCACGTAAAATGGTTTTGGTTGGCGTTAATACTTCCAACGAAATAAAAGAAAACATATTGGAATTGCTGGCAAATGACCCTAGTGTTATGGTATTGACCGAGACGACATCTAATATTCATCATCCAAATTTCTTCAGTAGTATAGATTCCTTGATTGCTCCTATTGAAATGCAAAAAGATAAAGAGAATCTGTTTGCCACATTGAAACCTGAAGTACTAATTACTTTTGGTGGATTAATTGTTTCTAAAAAGGTGAAGGCTTTTCTAAGAAATTACGAGCCTAACCATCACTGGCATATTGGTGGTCAATTTGCGAACGATACTTTTTTCTGTTTAGAAGAGCATATTAAAGTACCAGTGAATACCTTTTTTGATAAAATGTATGTGGCTTCTGGTTTTGTAGAAAGTGATTTTTTTTCTAGTTGGAATAAAGTAAAACAAGGCTATATTTTAAAACGAGAAGTATATTTAAAACAAATTCCATTTTCAGATTTTTTAGCATTTAATCAAATTTTAAAAGGTGTGCCTAATGATTACATGTTGCAACTGGCAAATAGCTCTACCATACGTTACACTCAATTATTCGATGTAAACCCAACATTAAAAGTGTTTTGTAATAGGGGAACAAGTGGTATTGACGGTAGTACATCTACTGCGGTAGGTGCATCTTTAATACATAGCTCTCCAACACTATTTATAACAGGGGACCTTAGTTTTTTCTATGATAGTAATGCTTTATGGAATAATTACATAAAGGCAAATTTTAGAATAATCGTTATCAATAATAAGGGTGGAGGTATATTTAGAATACTTCCCGGGAAGGATGATACAGATGTATTTGAAACCTATTTTGAGACAAGACATTCACTGACTGCAGATCAGCTTTGTAATATGTTTGGTTTTGATTACAGAACGGCAAAATCATCTGAAGAACTTCAAGAAGTATTGAGTGACTTTTTCAAAGAAACCCTTCGTCCGCAATTACTGGAAATTACTACGCCTACAATAATAAACGATAAAATTTTGATTGATTATTTTCGTTTCATATCTTAG
- a CDS encoding DUF2853 family protein gives MSKRDDLIEKYAADIKDKFGEDADMDLLKKVTVGLGPSIYNIDASKVSGSDQKELDTVKNNYLIKKLGLADDSKLDDAIATVMDKYGSSNRNKHRAVIYYKLCQHFKKASVYDK, from the coding sequence ATGAGTAAAAGAGACGATTTAATTGAAAAGTATGCTGCTGACATCAAAGATAAATTTGGTGAGGATGCGGACATGGACTTGCTTAAAAAAGTAACTGTTGGTTTAGGACCATCTATTTACAACATTGATGCTTCTAAAGTATCTGGTAGCGATCAAAAAGAATTGGATACGGTAAAAAATAACTACTTGATCAAAAAATTAGGTCTTGCAGATGATTCTAAATTAGATGATGCTATTGCAACTGTTATGGACAAGTATGGTTCTTCTAATAGAAACAAGCATAGAGCAGTTATCTATTATAAGCTTTGTCAACATTTCAAGAAAGCATCTGTATACGATAAATAG
- a CDS encoding CvfB family protein — translation MIELGRINNLEILRDTSVGLFLGDEEGNDVLLPNKYVPTAYEIGEKISVFCYLDYDERPVATTLEPDIMLGEFRLLQVAEVNEFGAFMQWGLEKHLLVPFREQRVKMKEGQWYVVHCYLDNRSGRLVASNKLDKFLNNDTIDLKEWEKVDLVVTRQTDLGWEVIVNEKHKGLVYFNEVFKPINIGDVIPGCIKTIRKDNKLDISLQPLGAKVLEPAAKKIYEVLVESGGFLGLHDKSAPEEIRDVFQMSKKTFKKGLGTLYRERKIKIESDGITLSDD, via the coding sequence ATGATAGAATTAGGACGTATAAACAACCTTGAGATTTTAAGAGACACCAGTGTAGGTCTTTTTTTGGGTGATGAAGAAGGAAATGATGTATTGTTGCCAAATAAATATGTGCCTACAGCATATGAAATAGGGGAAAAAATAAGTGTCTTCTGTTATTTAGATTATGATGAAAGACCCGTTGCAACTACCTTAGAGCCAGACATTATGCTTGGTGAGTTTAGATTGTTGCAAGTAGCAGAGGTCAATGAGTTTGGTGCTTTTATGCAATGGGGTCTTGAAAAGCATCTTTTAGTACCTTTTCGTGAACAAAGGGTTAAGATGAAGGAAGGGCAATGGTATGTGGTGCACTGTTATTTAGATAATCGTTCTGGTAGATTGGTAGCCTCAAATAAGTTAGACAAGTTTTTAAACAATGATACAATTGACCTTAAGGAATGGGAGAAAGTGGATTTAGTGGTTACCAGACAAACCGATTTAGGTTGGGAGGTCATTGTAAATGAAAAACATAAAGGTTTAGTTTATTTTAATGAAGTATTTAAACCAATAAACATTGGTGATGTAATACCTGGTTGTATTAAAACCATAAGAAAGGATAATAAATTAGATATTTCACTACAGCCGTTAGGAGCAAAAGTTTTGGAACCCGCTGCAAAAAAGATATATGAAGTTCTTGTAGAAAGTGGTGGTTTTCTGGGTTTACATGACAAATCTGCGCCAGAAGAAATTAGGGATGTTTTTCAAATGAGTAAAAAGACTTTTAAAAAAGGTCTGGGAACCTTGTATAGAGAACGAAAAATTAAGATAGAATCTGATGGTATTACACTTTCAGATGATTAA
- a CDS encoding SPOR domain-containing protein has protein sequence MPFIEESDLLELHKDVDKAQIINERLLDQIKFKNKELKKSKIQRNVFAGITGLFLIGGLAFTSFTAGLSSSGGFNRKTSNDLVLTSIDSVDAIRTRLENLKEQNEELSLVKEFYLAKEFLQKEKIYSVQVKSFVDNNVTLASEALTNTLFVKTNPFYSYSLGNFETLEEAQSFRKQLVDIGFGDAFVASYQDGKRVQIEDPF, from the coding sequence ATGCCTTTTATAGAAGAGAGTGATTTACTAGAATTACATAAAGACGTTGATAAAGCTCAGATTATTAATGAGCGTTTATTAGATCAAATTAAGTTCAAGAACAAAGAATTAAAGAAGAGTAAGATTCAACGCAATGTTTTTGCTGGAATTACAGGACTTTTTTTAATTGGTGGTTTGGCATTTACCTCATTTACTGCTGGGTTGTCAAGTTCAGGTGGTTTCAATAGAAAAACCTCTAACGATTTGGTGTTAACATCAATTGATAGTGTAGATGCAATAAGAACCCGACTAGAAAACTTAAAAGAACAGAACGAAGAATTAAGTTTGGTAAAGGAGTTTTACTTGGCTAAAGAATTTTTGCAAAAAGAAAAAATATACTCAGTTCAGGTAAAATCCTTTGTAGATAATAATGTCACTTTAGCTTCTGAAGCTTTAACAAATACACTTTTTGTTAAAACAAACCCTTTTTACTCTTACTCTCTTGGTAATTTTGAAACTCTAGAAGAGGCTCAATCTTTTAGAAAGCAATTGGTTGATATTGGTTTTGGAGATGCTTTTGTTGCTTCATACCAAGATGGTAAACGAGTTCAAATAGAAGACCCTTTTTAG
- the menA gene encoding 1,4-dihydroxy-2-naphthoate octaprenyltransferase: MTRVKAWLNAARLRTLPLSISGILVGTAMAAYHGVTSTGIFILAILTTIGLQVTSNFANDYGDGIKGTDGDDRLGPKRALQSGLLTASQLKSGIYISMVINAILIVCLIITAFGLKDIIYPTLFLLLGAFAIWAAIKYTVGKSAYGYNGLGDIFVFLFFGLVSVLGSMFLFLKAISLMTVLPAVSIGFLSVGVLNLNNMRDIKSDAAVGKNTMVVKMGLANAKKYHYTLLIISFLCLFCFLLTTNGSQLRYVSLVGYLPVFMHLRKVAQTNNEAELDPELKILALSTFFIALLFFISYYYFL, encoded by the coding sequence GTGACTAGAGTTAAAGCTTGGCTCAACGCAGCAAGACTTAGAACGCTTCCATTATCAATTTCAGGCATACTTGTAGGTACTGCAATGGCAGCTTATCATGGTGTTACTAGTACCGGTATTTTTATTTTGGCAATCTTGACTACAATTGGTTTACAAGTGACTTCCAATTTCGCCAATGATTATGGTGACGGAATTAAAGGAACCGATGGTGATGATAGGCTAGGACCAAAACGGGCACTCCAAAGTGGACTCCTGACTGCATCACAATTAAAATCTGGTATTTATATTAGCATGGTAATAAATGCCATTCTCATTGTTTGTTTAATTATAACCGCATTTGGTTTAAAAGATATTATATATCCTACTTTATTTTTACTGTTAGGAGCATTTGCAATTTGGGCAGCTATAAAATATACCGTAGGTAAATCTGCGTACGGTTACAACGGTTTAGGTGATATTTTTGTTTTTTTATTTTTTGGGCTAGTCAGTGTTTTAGGCTCCATGTTTTTATTTCTAAAAGCAATTTCTTTAATGACTGTTCTGCCAGCCGTTTCCATTGGGTTTTTAAGTGTAGGTGTTCTTAATCTCAACAATATGAGAGATATAAAATCTGATGCAGCTGTAGGTAAGAATACTATGGTTGTTAAAATGGGCTTGGCTAATGCAAAAAAGTATCACTATACATTGTTAATTATTTCGTTTTTGTGTCTGTTTTGTTTTTTGCTTACAACAAATGGATCACAGTTACGTTATGTTAGTCTTGTAGGCTACCTTCCGGTTTTTATGCATTTAAGAAAAGTAGCCCAAACTAACAACGAGGCAGAACTTGACCCAGAACTTAAAATCCTGGCATTAAGTACCTTTTTTATAGCCCTGTTGTTTTTTATTAGTTATTATTATTTTTTGTAA
- a CDS encoding LytR/AlgR family response regulator transcription factor, whose product MEQPIKILIVEDNVIIADDMQSMLEEIGYEIVDNVIVYEQAVEVLKTQQVDLVLIDIILASDKTGIDLGKHIRENYDIPFIFVTSNSDRATVENAKTVKPNGYLVKPFEQQDLYTSIEIALSNFIYGKQTAASNGNANATNTEDVAMSNSILKDSIFVKKQHLYYRIQFGDIQFIKADNVYLEVNTIDKKFLVRSPLKDYLEKLPQNKFYRAHKSYIVNVDHIDAINSKDIMINNTLIPISKDFKEFIISAMNS is encoded by the coding sequence TTGGAACAACCCATTAAAATTCTAATTGTTGAGGATAATGTTATCATCGCCGATGATATGCAATCTATGCTAGAGGAGATAGGATATGAAATAGTTGACAACGTAATTGTTTACGAACAGGCTGTTGAAGTATTAAAAACCCAACAGGTAGATTTAGTTTTAATTGATATCATTTTAGCTTCTGATAAAACAGGTATTGATTTGGGTAAACATATTAGAGAGAATTATGATATTCCTTTCATTTTTGTAACCTCTAATTCTGACCGTGCAACAGTTGAGAATGCTAAAACGGTGAAGCCAAACGGTTACTTGGTTAAGCCTTTTGAACAACAAGACTTATATACTTCTATAGAAATTGCACTATCCAACTTTATTTATGGTAAACAGACAGCTGCCAGCAATGGAAATGCAAATGCTACCAATACAGAAGATGTGGCAATGTCCAATTCAATATTAAAGGACTCCATTTTTGTAAAAAAGCAACACCTGTATTATAGAATACAATTTGGAGATATTCAGTTTATAAAAGCTGATAATGTATATTTAGAAGTAAATACAATTGATAAGAAATTTTTAGTACGTTCTCCATTAAAAGACTATTTAGAGAAATTACCACAGAATAAATTTTATAGAGCACATAAATCTTACATAGTTAATGTAGATCATATTGATGCTATCAATTCTAAAGATATTATGATCAATAATACATTGATTCCGATTTCCAAAGATTTTAAAGAATTTATTATTTCGGCTATGAATTCTTAA
- a CDS encoding sensor histidine kinase, which yields MKKQIILRLMCTLFLSVFTCLVFAQDYVETQNEDYYKQFQDLENGELRSFFFFNTPNRYNQNSPYDWLDTVKVYLNSSEKTKDSISIRNYQLIESQIYYDLGNYEKSLAIARPLYEDLLKLDVESKKTILGILDSNYEKLELYDKQIEIRRIKRELGFTDNVAFYDIYASLGQYRKAMRDYMTEEKKVLSDDDYYGQAIYNNTIGNYLRLDKSTATALSYFKKAEGLIKVFLSDVTNEHSDKEIAEGRILNGLIIGNIGKSHVQLGEYEKAIPFLEESREIIKKYNKSKFSSDIIENTLALAECYLKLDDYAKATDYLSDDLNPIKSDNILKRNRIYADYYYKTGDFKNSTVYLKKNIRIRDSIDALASNIKNQQLTSVVAQDLENSRKAIEQQKAQLEESRKDIKARDDKISLVFVSLIFTLIGFAGLVYAYLKSIKNQRLIAEQKFIIENSLVEKDSLLKEIHHRVKNNLQMVSSLLSLQTKNTRSKAAIAALEEGKSRVKAMALIHQKLYQNDDLSVIEMQGYIESLINSIQSVYKKGGHNINITIDAEGVELDIDRAIPFGLILNELVSNSFKYAFPNDDSNGKIYIHLRKITGQEGFFEYTDNGIGLPEDSDERASSSMGIRLMSRLANQLQTSLNTDKTQEGVRFWFNFK from the coding sequence ATGAAAAAACAAATTATTTTGAGATTAATGTGCACTTTGTTTTTAAGTGTATTTACGTGCCTTGTTTTTGCACAAGACTATGTTGAAACTCAGAATGAAGATTACTACAAGCAGTTTCAAGATTTAGAGAACGGTGAACTACGTTCTTTTTTCTTTTTTAATACTCCTAATCGCTATAACCAGAATTCTCCTTATGATTGGTTAGATACTGTAAAAGTTTATTTGAACAGTTCTGAAAAAACAAAAGATTCCATCTCTATTCGTAATTACCAACTTATAGAATCTCAAATTTATTATGATTTGGGTAACTACGAGAAGAGTTTAGCTATTGCAAGACCACTTTATGAAGATTTATTAAAGTTAGACGTAGAATCAAAGAAAACGATTCTTGGCATATTAGATAGCAATTATGAAAAGCTAGAGTTGTATGACAAGCAGATAGAGATTAGAAGGATAAAGCGGGAATTGGGGTTTACAGATAACGTTGCGTTTTATGACATATACGCTAGTTTAGGTCAGTATAGGAAGGCTATGCGTGATTACATGACTGAAGAGAAGAAAGTGCTTAGTGATGATGATTACTATGGTCAAGCTATTTATAATAATACTATAGGTAATTATCTAAGATTAGATAAATCTACGGCTACAGCATTAAGTTATTTTAAGAAAGCGGAAGGACTGATTAAGGTCTTTTTGAGCGATGTTACAAACGAACATTCCGATAAGGAAATCGCTGAAGGACGAATTTTAAACGGATTGATTATAGGTAATATTGGAAAAAGTCATGTACAGTTAGGTGAATACGAAAAAGCTATTCCGTTTTTAGAAGAGAGCAGAGAGATTATTAAAAAATACAATAAAAGTAAATTTTCTTCTGATATAATTGAGAATACCTTGGCTCTTGCGGAATGTTATTTAAAGTTAGATGATTATGCTAAAGCTACTGATTATTTAAGCGACGACCTTAATCCTATAAAATCAGATAATATTTTAAAACGTAATCGCATATATGCAGATTATTACTATAAAACAGGAGATTTTAAAAACTCTACGGTATACCTTAAAAAAAATATAAGAATTAGAGATTCTATTGATGCATTGGCATCTAATATCAAAAACCAACAATTGACTTCTGTCGTTGCGCAAGATTTAGAGAATTCTAGAAAAGCGATAGAGCAGCAGAAAGCTCAATTAGAAGAATCTAGAAAAGATATCAAAGCAAGAGATGATAAAATTAGTTTGGTATTCGTATCCTTGATATTTACACTTATTGGTTTTGCAGGTTTAGTATATGCTTACTTAAAGAGTATTAAAAATCAACGTTTAATTGCGGAGCAAAAATTCATCATTGAAAACTCGTTGGTAGAGAAAGATTCTTTATTGAAAGAAATTCACCATAGGGTTAAAAACAACCTACAGATGGTATCTAGTTTGTTAAGTCTACAAACTAAAAATACTAGAAGTAAAGCTGCTATTGCTGCATTAGAAGAAGGTAAGAGTAGGGTGAAAGCAATGGCGTTAATACACCAAAAATTGTATCAAAATGATGATTTGTCTGTTATTGAAATGCAGGGTTATATAGAAAGCTTAATTAATAGTATTCAGTCGGTCTATAAAAAAGGCGGTCATAATATTAATATTACTATTGATGCCGAAGGTGTAGAATTGGATATTGACAGGGCTATTCCATTCGGACTTATATTAAACGAATTGGTTTCGAATTCATTTAAATATGCTTTTCCAAATGATGATAGTAATGGAAAAATATATATTCATTTGCGTAAAATTACGGGTCAAGAAGGTTTCTTTGAATACACTGATAATGGTATAGGTCTACCAGAAGATTCAGATGAAAGAGCAAGTTCTTCTATGGGTATTCGCTTAATGAGTAGATTAGCAAACCAACTACAGACTTCATTGAATACCGATAAAACCCAAGAAGGTGTACGTTTCTGGTTTAACTTTAAATAG
- a CDS encoding SDR family oxidoreductase produces the protein MENKVIWITGASSGIGEALAYQFNALGAKIIISARREKALSDVKNKCESPDNVAVLSLDLTQFESLESITKKAFSLFGRIDVLVNNGGLSQRSLIIDTKFEVYQQMIDVNYLGTIKLTKHVLPNFITQKSGHFVTITSLMGKFSSPYRSGYCGAKHALHGFFDALRMEHEKDNINVSIICPGFIQTNVAKNALTGDGSALQKEDNATENGMPVNECAKEIISAIKKKRFETYIGGKEKFGIYLKRFFPKLLHKVVMKSKVR, from the coding sequence ATGGAGAATAAGGTGATTTGGATAACAGGAGCATCTTCTGGAATTGGGGAAGCATTGGCATATCAATTCAATGCTCTCGGTGCAAAAATTATTATTTCAGCAAGACGAGAAAAAGCATTGTCTGATGTAAAAAACAAGTGTGAATCTCCAGATAATGTTGCTGTGCTTTCATTAGACTTAACCCAATTTGAATCCTTAGAAAGCATCACAAAAAAGGCTTTTTCATTGTTTGGAAGAATCGATGTTCTTGTCAATAATGGCGGACTAAGCCAGCGTTCACTCATTATTGACACCAAATTTGAAGTCTACCAACAAATGATAGATGTTAATTATCTGGGTACTATAAAACTAACAAAGCATGTACTACCTAATTTTATAACACAAAAAAGCGGTCATTTCGTAACTATTACTAGTTTAATGGGTAAATTTTCATCGCCCTATCGTTCTGGTTATTGTGGAGCAAAACATGCCTTACATGGCTTCTTTGATGCTTTAAGAATGGAACACGAAAAAGACAATATCAATGTTTCTATTATTTGTCCGGGGTTCATACAAACAAACGTTGCAAAAAATGCTTTGACCGGTGATGGCTCTGCTTTACAAAAAGAAGATAACGCCACAGAAAACGGTATGCCCGTAAATGAGTGTGCAAAAGAGATTATCTCTGCAATTAAAAAGAAAAGATTTGAAACCTATATTGGTGGAAAAGAGAAATTCGGAATTTATCTCAAAAGATTCTTTCCTAAACTTTTACATAAAGTAGTTATGAAAAGTAAAGTTCGTTAA
- a CDS encoding o-succinylbenzoate synthase: MKAIFKKYLLNFKNPSGTSRGILRTKETWFLFLEEEGKWGIGECGLFRGLSFDDVPEYEQKCTWVAENIELGEAKLIEQLRDFPSIQFGLEQAFLSIRSNNPFHLFESAFLNDQKPISINGLVWMGDKEFMHQQIENKLKDGFSCIKMKIGAIDFDTEIALLKSIRERYTKDEIELRVDANGAFSAEEALSKLEILSKLDLHSIEQPIKQGQWKEMQNLCAATPLPIALDEELIGIVDVTKKQELIQTIQPQYIILKPSLVGGFSGSNEWIASAENNKIRWWVTSALESNIGLNAIAQWTATLNNKMPQGLGTGALFTNNVKSPLEVKKGSLFYSKNKEWNTNLIDDLCI, from the coding sequence ATGAAGGCAATATTTAAAAAGTATCTCTTAAATTTTAAAAACCCCAGTGGAACTTCTAGGGGAATTCTGCGAACTAAAGAAACGTGGTTTCTTTTTTTAGAAGAAGAAGGAAAATGGGGTATTGGTGAATGCGGACTGTTTAGAGGGCTTAGTTTTGATGATGTGCCTGAATATGAACAAAAATGTACTTGGGTTGCGGAGAATATTGAATTAGGAGAAGCTAAATTGATAGAGCAGTTAAGAGATTTTCCTAGTATTCAATTTGGTTTGGAACAGGCATTTTTATCCATACGTTCTAATAATCCGTTTCATCTTTTTGAATCTGCTTTTTTGAATGACCAAAAACCGATTTCTATCAATGGTTTGGTTTGGATGGGCGATAAGGAATTTATGCATCAACAAATAGAAAATAAGCTAAAAGATGGCTTCTCTTGTATTAAAATGAAAATTGGTGCGATAGATTTTGATACGGAGATTGCGTTGCTGAAATCTATTCGAGAACGCTATACAAAAGATGAAATAGAACTTCGCGTTGATGCTAACGGTGCTTTTTCTGCAGAAGAAGCGTTGTCTAAATTAGAAATTTTATCAAAACTTGATTTACATTCTATAGAGCAACCTATTAAACAGGGTCAATGGAAAGAGATGCAAAATCTTTGTGCAGCTACACCTTTGCCAATTGCATTAGATGAGGAATTAATTGGCATTGTAGATGTAACAAAGAAGCAAGAGTTGATACAAACAATACAACCACAATATATTATTTTAAAGCCAAGTTTAGTCGGTGGTTTTTCGGGTAGTAATGAATGGATAGCCAGTGCCGAAAACAATAAAATAAGATGGTGGGTAACAAGTGCATTAGAGAGTAATATTGGTTTAAATGCCATAGCACAGTGGACAGCAACTTTAAATAACAAAATGCCACAAGGTTTGGGAACTGGTGCATTGTTTACAAATAATGTGAAGAGCCCTTTAGAAGTGAAAAAAGGAAGCTTGTTTTACAGCAAGAACAAAGAATGGAATACAAATTTAATTGATGATTTATGTATATAG
- a CDS encoding CPBP family intramembrane glutamic endopeptidase: MYIEQAYKGLIDNWRYLIGILVIIGVWQFLGSFPLLGALAMKDGGMAAMVSGNIGEMSRVLGSNTFLFFMLLTFVFGLIAVFLVVKFLHQQSLTSLTTSRPKIDWKRVAFSFFLWASISVLFIFVDIYFAPEDYEYNFQLVPFLILAVIAIAMIPLQTSMEEYLMRGYMMQGLGVLTKNRWFPLLFTSLLFGLLHIMNPEVDKLGYGILVFYIGTGLFLGIVTLMDQGLELALGFHAANNLTAALLVTADWTAFSVDSLYRDISEPVLGWDMLVPVFVVFPILLLVFSKKYGWTNWKDKLAGKVLSKEEFLKLDN, encoded by the coding sequence ATGTATATAGAACAAGCGTATAAAGGCTTAATTGACAATTGGCGTTATTTAATTGGAATACTCGTAATAATAGGAGTTTGGCAATTTTTAGGCTCATTTCCTTTGTTGGGGGCATTAGCAATGAAAGATGGTGGTATGGCTGCAATGGTAAGTGGTAATATTGGAGAAATGTCAAGAGTCTTGGGTTCCAATACATTTTTATTTTTTATGCTTCTAACCTTTGTATTTGGACTAATTGCGGTTTTTCTGGTCGTAAAATTTTTACACCAACAATCGCTTACGAGTTTGACTACATCGAGACCTAAAATAGATTGGAAAAGAGTTGCTTTTTCTTTCTTCTTGTGGGCGTCAATTTCTGTACTTTTTATTTTTGTAGATATTTACTTTGCACCTGAAGACTATGAATATAACTTTCAATTAGTACCTTTTTTAATTTTAGCGGTTATCGCAATTGCCATGATTCCCTTACAAACAAGTATGGAAGAGTATTTAATGCGAGGTTATATGATGCAAGGGTTGGGCGTTCTTACCAAAAATAGATGGTTTCCGCTTCTGTTCACTTCATTGCTGTTTGGTTTGTTGCATATAATGAATCCTGAAGTTGATAAGTTAGGATACGGTATTTTAGTTTTTTATATAGGTACTGGTCTCTTTTTGGGTATAGTTACCCTTATGGACCAAGGTTTAGAATTGGCGTTGGGTTTTCATGCCGCCAATAATTTAACCGCTGCTCTTTTGGTTACTGCAGATTGGACGGCGTTTAGTGTAGATTCGTTATACAGGGATATTTCAGAACCGGTTCTTGGTTGGGATATGTTAGTGCCAGTGTTTGTAGTATTTCCTATTTTGCTATTAGTCTTTTCAAAAAAATATGGTTGGACAAATTGGAAAGATAAATTAGCTGGAAAAGTTTTGTCTAAAGAAGAGTTTCTTAAGTTAGATAATTAG